TTCCCGTTCGCGGCGGGCGAGGTGGTGCGGATGGGCCGGGCCCCGTGGTCCGGCACCGCGGCGGCCGCGCAGGACGACTCGGCGGTGGCCCAGGCGATGGCGGCCACCGACTGCACGCGGTTCGCCGGGCGCCCGTTCACCGCGCTGTCCGGCGGCGAGCGGGCCCGGGTCGCGCTGGCCCGGGTGCTCGCCCAGCGCGCACCGCTGCTGCTGCTGGACGAGCCGACGGCCGCACTCGACCTGCGCCACCAGGAGCTGGTCCTGCGGGTGGCCCGAGAGCGGGCCGCCGCCGGGGATGCCGTCGTGGTGGTGCTGCACGACCTGTCGCTGGCGGCGGCGTACGCGGACCGGGTGGTCCTGCTCGCCGACGGGGCGACGGTGGCGGACGGCCCGGTGGCCGAGGTGCTGCGCGGGCCGCTGC
The sequence above is a segment of the Kitasatospora sp. NBC_00240 genome. Coding sequences within it:
- a CDS encoding heme ABC transporter ATP-binding protein; amino-acid sequence: MRLRTRQIPELPYPGEELLSAQGVRLTLGGRDLLSGVDLSVRAGEVLALLGPNGAGKSTLLSVLAGDLPPAAGTVLLRGRPPDSYRTAELALHRALLPQSSALSFPFAAGEVVRMGRAPWSGTAAAAQDDSAVAQAMAATDCTRFAGRPFTALSGGERARVALARVLAQRAPLLLLDEPTAALDLRHQELVLRVARERAAAGDAVVVVLHDLSLAAAYADRVVLLADGATVADGPVAEVLRGPLLSEVYGHPVEVLAHPRTGSPLVLPVRG